The Brevibacillus choshinensis genome includes the window AAACGATTTGGCACAAATGGGCAAACAGAATAAGGGTGCGGGCATACATTTTCCCTCTTGCGTTGCAACAAGCGTGACGATACCAGATCTTGTGCTATAATGACTACGGGTGAAGACAATGAGCGAAAAATCAATCAGAGAACGAATTATTGAAACATCCATGCGCTTATTCGAAGCAAATGGCTACCACCGAGTGACCGTTGACCAAATCGTCAAGGAGAGCGGAACGTCCAAGGGTGGATTTTATCACAACTTCAAATCGAAGGATGAGCTTCTCTACATCATCCATGATCAGTTTATTTCGTATGTATTAGAGAAAGCGGAGGAAGCGTACGAACAGTGGGGCACGCCAACGGAGCGCTTGCAGGCTATCGTAAAGTCTTTCGTCATGATGATCGATCTGTACCGATCACAGGTCACCATCTTTTATCAGGAAAGCTTGTTTCTTGCTCCTGAATACTTCAAGGATATTGAAATTAAGCGGGACCGCTACAAAAAAATGATGTTCACGGTTGTGCAAGAGGGAATCGACTCTGGAGAATTTCGCCCTGAATTGCCTGTTCCCATCGTATCCATGGCTATTTTCGGAATGGTCAACTGGATCTACAAATGGTATCAAAAATCAGGTACATACTCCATCGAACAGATCGCAGATATTTATGCAGACATGGTCCTGCACTCCGTCTTAAAATCAGAAGCAATGGAAAACCCTGATTTTAATCGTTTCTTCTTGCATACCGCGGAAATTCCGTTTAAACCTCTTTAACTATTCAAACATGGATGAAATGCGACTGTGCTCTCGCTCGTCTTGATCAGCGGGGGCGTGGCGTGGATCACGCTAACCTTCCTCTCGTTGTATGTGGGCAGGTGTAACGAGCTTAAAAATAGTTCTGTCAGACCAACTGGTTGGTCTGTACTATTATTCAGATACTTGTTATACTGGACCAAAGACCAACTGGTCGGTCTAGCTTGTATTCACCAAACCAACTGGTCGGTTTGGTGGTATTCATACAGAGATTCAGATAACAGGAGGAATGGTTGTGCTGACGATTTATGAACTGAGAGAGCTAGTGAAATTGTTAGAGCAAACGGATGTGGAATCCATTGAGGTCAAGCACGAAGACGCTCGTTTGGCCATCAAACGCAGAACGACCGGGTCAGTGGTGCAGACAACGCCAACGGCAAAAGTAGTGGTTGCACCTGTCAAAGCAGTCGTACCTACACCTGTCGCGCCTGTAAAACCGGTTGTCGAAGTCGCTCGTCCTACTTCTGTAGAAACACCAAAGGCACCTGCTCAACCAACAGAAAATACGGAAAACTTGCATAAAGTGACTTCTCCCATGGTAGGTACTTTTTATGCGGCACCAGCAGCCGATGCAGCACCTTATGTATCAGTTGGTAGCCGAGTGGAGAAATCTACTATCGTATGTATTGTAGAGGCGATGAAGCTCTTTAATGAGATCGAAGCAGAGGTAAGCGGGGAAATCGTTCAGGTCCTGGTCGAAAACGGCCAGTTGGTTGATCTCGGCCAGCCCCTGTTCCTAGTCAAGACAGCACAATAACTGGTGAAACTGATCACCAATCGGGGAGGTCAAGATTAGTGAACAAAGATACACTGTTTAAGGAATTTTCCATCCCGACGTACGATCAATGGCGGGAAGCGGCTGAGAAGACACTCAAAGGGGCTTCTTTTGACGCCAAACTCTTGACCAAGACCTACGAGGGAATCACTCTGCAGCCCATATATCGAAAAGAAGATGTCGAAAAACTCCAGCACATTCACGCTGAACCGGGTTCTGCACCTTTCCTGAGAGGAATAAACGAAGCAGGATCAACTCAGAGCCGCGGCTGGGAGGTTTCTCAAGAGATCTTGGCAGCCGACGCTGATGAGTTTAATCAAATTGCCCGGCACGATTTGGAACGCGGGCAGACCATGTTAAACATTGTTTTGGATCGCGCTTCAATGGCAGGGCAAGATCCACAGGAAGCTCTGCTGGAATCTGTCGGTGATGGTGGGCTTTCCATTTTTAGTCGAGAGGATTTGGACACGGCCTTTGCGGATATCAATCTGGAAGAAGTGCCACTCTACGTCCACGCAGGTCCTTTCGGGTTGCCCGTATTAGCTTTGATCGTTGCTCATTTAGAGGAAAAAGGTTTGGATACGACCAAGCTTCGAGGCTGTGTAGGAGCGGACCCTGTAGCAAACTTCATTTCGAACGGAACATTGAACTATGAAATGTCAGCTGCTTTTGACGGCATGGCGCATACGACACGCTGGGCAAGCAAGCATGCCCCTCAGTTAAAAACGATTCTGGTGCAAGGTCATCCGTATCATGATGCAGGTGGAAATGCCGTACAGGAGCTGGCATTCGTCCTGGCTACGGGTGTTGAGTACGTGCAAGCCTTGCTGGAGAGAGGGCTTTCCATCGAGGATATCACGCCGCAAATCCAGTTTGCTTTCTCGATAGGCTCAAACGTCTTTATGGAAATCGCCAAAATCAGAGCGGCTCGCATGCTATGGGCATCGATCATCGATTCGTACGGTGGATCGGAAGCTGCGCAAAAGATCACCATTCATGCTCGAACATCCGCATGGACCAAAACGATTCTCGATCCAAACGTGAACCTGCTGCGGGCAACTACGGAAGCGTTTTCAGCGGTAGTGGGTGGCGTCGACAGCTTGCATGTATCTGCCTACGACGAAGCGATCCGTCCAGCCAATGAGTTCTCCCGTCGCATAGCGAGAAATACGCAAATCATATTGGAGCAGGAAGCCCATCTGTCAAAAGTAATAGATCCTGCCGGTGGTTCATGGTATGTCGAGTGGTTAACAGATGAAGTCGCTACGAAGGCATGGGAGCTGTTCTTGCAGGTAGAGGAACAGGGTGGGATGCTACAAGCTCTCGAGGCTGGCAATCCACAGGCACAGATAGAGGACATCGCAGGGAAAAAAGCCGAGAACGCAGCTTTGCGTAAAGCACGAATCGTTGGTAGCAACATGTACGCCAATGCACTGGAGCATCCAGAACAACCAAGCAAGCTGGCGATTGAGCCTGCAAAACGATTGAAAGCACATCAGTCTCATCTTGCGAAGCATGACCGTACAGCAATAGCATCCGCGCTCGAAACTCTTTCATTTGATCAGGAAGATCTGTTGGAAAAGGCGGTCAAAGCGGTTCAGGCAGGTGCAACGCTAGGCGAACTGACAAAGGCTATGCACCCAACGAATACGAAGTCAATCACAGTAAAACCGCTTCACCATCATCGGTTGGCTGAAGCATTCGAGACATTGCGCCAGCAGGCAGAGCAGTATGAGGCTAAGACAGGTATGAAGCCAAAAGTCTTCCTCGCCAATATGGGGCAGGTATCGAAGCACAAAGGGCGGGCAGATTTTACTTCCGAGTTTTTTGCAGTTGGTGGCTTTGATGTTCTGCGTCAGCAACAGTTTACTTCGCCCGAAGATGCGGCGCAGGCTGCTATTGCTTCCGGTGCTCCCATCACGGTCATTTGTTCGGATGATGAGAGCTATCCGGAGATTGTCCCCGCTATTTCTCAAGCGATCAAAGCAGGAAAGCCTGAGACGACGGTGCTCGTAGCAGGACTTCCCGCAGCAGAGCAACTCGATGCCTACAAAAACGCAGGATTGGATGACTGTATTCATATTCGCTCAAATTGCTATCAAGTACTGCGAGACCTCCAGGAACGCATAGGGGTGATGTCATGAAGAAGAGGCCAGATTTTTCAAAGGTTTCATTTCGGGCGAACAAAAGTTTGGCAGTGAACTCGTCCCGTCCAGAAGATCAGCAAACACTGGATGAGTTGATCTGGCAAACGTTGGAGCAGATACCGGTAAAGCCGCTCTATACCAAAGATGACCTGAACGGGATGGAGCATCTGGGGTACATGCCAGGATTGCCTCCATTTTTCCGTGGACCGTATCCGACGATGTACGTGACCCAACCATGGACGGTGCGTCAATACGCAGGCTTTTCTACTGCCGAAGAGAGCAACGCATTTTACCGTCGCAACCTCGCTGCGGGTCAAAAAGGTCTTTCCATCGCATTTGACCTCGCTACTCACCGCGGCTATGATTCCGATCATCCCCGCGTTGTTGGAGACGTAGGAAAAGCAGGGGTAGCAGTAGACTCGATTTTGGACATGAAGATATTGTTTGACGGGATTCCTCTCGATCAGATGTCGGTGTCCATGACGATGAACGGCGCTGTGTTGCCGATAATGGCGTTTTACATCGTCGCAGCCGAAGAACAGGGTGTTTCCCAGGCGCAGCTGACGGGCACGATCCAGAACGACATTTTAAAAGAATATATGGTGCGCAACACGTACATTTATCCGCCAGAAGCGTCCATGAAGATCATTTCCGATATCTTTGCTTATACCTCCAAGCACATGCCGAAATTTAATAGCATCAGTATTTCCGGTTACCATATGCAGGAAGCGGGAGCAACAGCCGATATCGAGCTCGCGTACACGCTGGCAGATGGATTGGAATACGTTCGTACAGGACTCAAAGCAGGCATCGACATCGACGCTTTCGCTCCGCGATTGTCTTTCTTCTGGGCGATTGGCATGAATTACTTTATGGAGATTGCCAAGATGAGAGCCGCACGCCTGATCTGGGCAAATCTGATCAAGCAATTTGACCCGAAAAGTGAAAAATCGATGGCCTTGCGCACGCACTCCCAGACATCTGGCTGGAGCTTGACGGAGCAAGATCCTTTCAACAACGTAGTTCGTACGTGCGTCGAGGCGATGGCAGCTGCACTGGGCCATACGCAATCCTTGCACACCAATGCGCTTGATGAAGCGATCGCGTTGCCTACAGACTTCTCCGCTCGTATTGCACGGAATACCCAGTTGTTCCTGCAGGACGAGACGGAAATTTGCAAGGTCGTGGATCCGTGGGCAGGCTCTTATTATGTAGAGTCCTTAACTGCCCAGCTCGTGGAAAAAGCCTGGGCACATATTGAGGAAGTCGAGGCGCTGGGAGGTATGGCCAAAGCGATCGAAACAGGCCTTCCGAAAATGAAAATCGAAGAAGCAGCCGCGCGTCGTCAGGCACATATCGACTCGGGTAAAGAGGCGATTATCGGCGTGAACAAGTACCGCCTGGATAAAGAAGATCCACTGGAGATTCTTGAAGTCGATAATACCGTTGTACGCGAAGCACAAATCAAACGCTTGCGCGAACTGCGAGAAAATCGGGATGAGGCGAGAGTAAGAGCGGCACTGCAAGCCATTACGACTTGTGCCGAAACTGGAGAAGGCAACCTGTTGGAGTTAGCCATCGAAGCGGCAAGAGCACGCGCTTCCTTAGGGGAAATCTCCGATGCGTATGAAAAGGTAGTTGGCCGACATAAGGCAGTCATTCGCTCGATCAGCGGCGTTTACAGCACGGAGTATGCAGATGCGGATGAAGTAGCAGCCGTACGGAAAATGGCTGACGAGTTTGAGCAATGGGAAGGTCGTCGCCCGCGCATCATGATCGCCAAAATGGGTCAGGATGGACATGACAGGGGAGCAAAAGTCATCGCTACTGCCTTTGCGGACTTGGGCTTTGATGTCGATATCGGGCCGCTTTTCCAGACGCCGGAAGAAACGGCAAAACAAGCAGTCGAGAACGATGTGCACGTCATCGGATTCAG containing:
- a CDS encoding TetR/AcrR family transcriptional regulator; translation: MSEKSIRERIIETSMRLFEANGYHRVTVDQIVKESGTSKGGFYHNFKSKDELLYIIHDQFISYVLEKAEEAYEQWGTPTERLQAIVKSFVMMIDLYRSQVTIFYQESLFLAPEYFKDIEIKRDRYKKMMFTVVQEGIDSGEFRPELPVPIVSMAIFGMVNWIYKWYQKSGTYSIEQIADIYADMVLHSVLKSEAMENPDFNRFFLHTAEIPFKPL
- a CDS encoding methylmalonyl-CoA mutase family protein, which encodes MNKDTLFKEFSIPTYDQWREAAEKTLKGASFDAKLLTKTYEGITLQPIYRKEDVEKLQHIHAEPGSAPFLRGINEAGSTQSRGWEVSQEILAADADEFNQIARHDLERGQTMLNIVLDRASMAGQDPQEALLESVGDGGLSIFSREDLDTAFADINLEEVPLYVHAGPFGLPVLALIVAHLEEKGLDTTKLRGCVGADPVANFISNGTLNYEMSAAFDGMAHTTRWASKHAPQLKTILVQGHPYHDAGGNAVQELAFVLATGVEYVQALLERGLSIEDITPQIQFAFSIGSNVFMEIAKIRAARMLWASIIDSYGGSEAAQKITIHARTSAWTKTILDPNVNLLRATTEAFSAVVGGVDSLHVSAYDEAIRPANEFSRRIARNTQIILEQEAHLSKVIDPAGGSWYVEWLTDEVATKAWELFLQVEEQGGMLQALEAGNPQAQIEDIAGKKAENAALRKARIVGSNMYANALEHPEQPSKLAIEPAKRLKAHQSHLAKHDRTAIASALETLSFDQEDLLEKAVKAVQAGATLGELTKAMHPTNTKSITVKPLHHHRLAEAFETLRQQAEQYEAKTGMKPKVFLANMGQVSKHKGRADFTSEFFAVGGFDVLRQQQFTSPEDAAQAAIASGAPITVICSDDESYPEIVPAISQAIKAGKPETTVLVAGLPAAEQLDAYKNAGLDDCIHIRSNCYQVLRDLQERIGVMS
- the accB gene encoding acetyl-CoA carboxylase biotin carboxyl carrier protein — encoded protein: MLTIYELRELVKLLEQTDVESIEVKHEDARLAIKRRTTGSVVQTTPTAKVVVAPVKAVVPTPVAPVKPVVEVARPTSVETPKAPAQPTENTENLHKVTSPMVGTFYAAPAADAAPYVSVGSRVEKSTIVCIVEAMKLFNEIEAEVSGEIVQVLVENGQLVDLGQPLFLVKTAQ
- the scpA gene encoding methylmalonyl-CoA mutase, producing the protein MKKRPDFSKVSFRANKSLAVNSSRPEDQQTLDELIWQTLEQIPVKPLYTKDDLNGMEHLGYMPGLPPFFRGPYPTMYVTQPWTVRQYAGFSTAEESNAFYRRNLAAGQKGLSIAFDLATHRGYDSDHPRVVGDVGKAGVAVDSILDMKILFDGIPLDQMSVSMTMNGAVLPIMAFYIVAAEEQGVSQAQLTGTIQNDILKEYMVRNTYIYPPEASMKIISDIFAYTSKHMPKFNSISISGYHMQEAGATADIELAYTLADGLEYVRTGLKAGIDIDAFAPRLSFFWAIGMNYFMEIAKMRAARLIWANLIKQFDPKSEKSMALRTHSQTSGWSLTEQDPFNNVVRTCVEAMAAALGHTQSLHTNALDEAIALPTDFSARIARNTQLFLQDETEICKVVDPWAGSYYVESLTAQLVEKAWAHIEEVEALGGMAKAIETGLPKMKIEEAAARRQAHIDSGKEAIIGVNKYRLDKEDPLEILEVDNTVVREAQIKRLRELRENRDEARVRAALQAITTCAETGEGNLLELAIEAARARASLGEISDAYEKVVGRHKAVIRSISGVYSTEYADADEVAAVRKMADEFEQWEGRRPRIMIAKMGQDGHDRGAKVIATAFADLGFDVDIGPLFQTPEETAKQAVENDVHVIGFSSLAAGHKTLLPQLVAELKKLDREDIVVVIGGVIPAQDYAFLKENGAAAIFGPGTVIPVAAQNVLQEIVRRLEAASL